A window of the Lolium perenne isolate Kyuss_39 chromosome 7, Kyuss_2.0, whole genome shotgun sequence genome harbors these coding sequences:
- the LOC127318518 gene encoding vignain-like, which yields MARGMLPVITMVVTLTAMALEAITPMASTPAADIIYVSSENVASEKSMRGLYERWYALYRRDGDPSDKEKRFTIFKAEARAVYKLNEGGAGVKHHLNWFTDMTQNEFVESFASCSPLEVRSPDEIKLNLHQPSQYYPDKLPLTVDWRTVDGVLTSVKHQGNCGSCWAIAAAGAMESVHFLW from the coding sequence ATGGCGAGAGGCATGCTCCCTGTGATCACCATGGTCGTCACACTGACGGCCATGGCTCTAGAGGCGATCACGCCGATGGCGAGCACACCGGCAGCGGACATAATCTACGTCAGCTCGGAGAATGTTGCTTCGGAGAAGAGCATGCGTGGCCTGTACGAGCGCTGGTACGCACTCTACAGGCGCGACGGCGACCCTAGTGACAAGGAGAAGCGATTCACCATCTTCAAGGCGGAGGCACGTGCTGTGTACAAGCTGAATGAGGGCGGCGCAGGCGTGAAACATCATCTGAATTGGTTCACAGACATGACCCAAAATGAGTTTGTCGAATCGTTCGCCAGCTGCTCCCCCCTCGAGGTCCGATCCCCTGACGAGATCAAGCTCAACCTTCACCAGCCTAGCCAGTACTACCCCGATAAGCTGCCACTCACCGTCGACTGGCGGACCGTGGACGGCGTTCTCACCAGCGTGAAGCACCAGGGGAATTGCGGAAGCTGCTGGGCAATTGCTGCAGCCGGAGCAATGGAGAGTGTCCACttcctgtggtga